The following proteins are encoded in a genomic region of Streptomyces sp. NBC_01723:
- a CDS encoding MFS transporter has product MTTSSQEQKAAPTVQGHPQRWLILGVISLAQLTVVLDNTVLNVAIPSLTGELGAATSDIQWMINAYSLVQSGLLLTAGSAADRYGRKKMLATGLALFGLGSLAAGLAETTGQLIAARAGMGVGGALLLTTTLAVVMQIFAPAEHAKAIGIWSAVSALGFACGPLIGGFVLDHFWWGAIFLINLPVVALGLVAVVTLVPESKDRRGDRPDLLGAVLSTIGMAALVYAIISGPEHGWSSGRVLATAAVAVGVLGLFAYWESRVPYPMLDLQFFRDLRFTGAVAGLVLITFGMGGALFLLTQHLQFVLGYGPLEAGLRTAPLALTVVLLNFSGVAAKWLARLGTPVAVLLSMVLMAAGLVCIATMAGQGYAGTLLGLLLIGVGCALGNPAMAHALMSAIPAAKAGVGAGVNGTLAEFGNGLGVAVLGAVLNSRFAALVPVAATSLPGALATAEGEAERERVIDAYSSGLESSQLVGAVAVLLGGVVAAVLLRRAEKLAA; this is encoded by the coding sequence ATGACGACGTCCTCCCAGGAACAGAAGGCCGCTCCCACGGTCCAGGGCCACCCGCAGCGCTGGCTGATCCTCGGTGTCATCAGCCTCGCCCAGCTCACGGTGGTCCTGGACAACACCGTGCTCAACGTGGCCATCCCCTCGCTCACCGGCGAACTGGGCGCGGCCACCTCCGACATCCAGTGGATGATCAACGCCTACTCGCTGGTCCAGTCCGGCCTGCTGCTCACCGCGGGCAGCGCCGCCGACCGTTACGGCCGCAAGAAGATGCTCGCGACCGGCCTCGCCCTGTTCGGCCTGGGCTCGCTGGCCGCGGGGCTCGCGGAGACCACCGGCCAGCTGATCGCGGCACGGGCCGGGATGGGTGTCGGCGGCGCCCTGCTGCTGACCACCACGCTCGCCGTGGTCATGCAGATCTTCGCACCCGCCGAGCACGCGAAGGCCATCGGCATCTGGAGCGCGGTCAGCGCGCTCGGCTTCGCCTGCGGTCCGCTGATCGGCGGGTTCGTCCTCGACCACTTCTGGTGGGGCGCGATCTTCCTGATCAACCTGCCGGTCGTCGCCCTCGGTCTGGTCGCGGTCGTGACCCTGGTCCCCGAGTCGAAGGACCGGCGGGGCGACCGCCCCGATCTGCTCGGCGCCGTACTCTCCACGATCGGCATGGCCGCGCTCGTCTACGCGATCATCTCCGGCCCCGAGCACGGCTGGTCGTCGGGCAGGGTCCTGGCCACGGCCGCCGTCGCGGTGGGGGTGCTCGGTCTCTTCGCGTACTGGGAGAGCCGGGTCCCGTATCCGATGCTCGACCTCCAGTTCTTCCGCGACCTGCGGTTCACGGGCGCGGTGGCCGGTCTGGTGCTGATCACCTTCGGGATGGGCGGCGCGCTGTTCCTGCTGACCCAGCACCTCCAGTTCGTGCTCGGATACGGCCCGTTGGAGGCGGGGCTGCGCACGGCGCCGCTCGCCCTGACGGTGGTGCTGCTCAACTTCTCCGGCGTGGCGGCGAAGTGGCTGGCCCGGCTGGGCACGCCGGTGGCGGTGCTGCTGAGCATGGTGCTGATGGCGGCGGGCCTGGTGTGCATCGCCACGATGGCCGGGCAGGGCTACGCCGGCACGCTGCTGGGGCTGCTGCTGATCGGCGTGGGGTGCGCGCTCGGCAACCCGGCCATGGCACACGCCCTGATGAGCGCGATTCCGGCGGCCAAGGCCGGGGTCGGCGCGGGGGTGAACGGTACGTTGGCGGAGTTCGGCAACGGGCTGGGGGTGGCCGTGCTGGGGGCGGTGCTGAACTCGCGGTTCGCGGCGCTGGTGCCCGTCGCGGCGACGTCGTTGCCGGGCGCTCTGGCCACGGCGGAGGGCGAGGCGGAGCGGGAGCGGGTGATCGACGCGTACTCCTCCGGCCTCGAGAGCAGTCAGTTGGTGGGAGCGGTGGCCGTGCTGCTCGGTGGGGTGGTGGCGGCGGTGCTGCTGCGGCGGGCGGAGAAGCTGGCCGCCTGA